One stretch of Opisthocomus hoazin isolate bOpiHoa1 chromosome 18, bOpiHoa1.hap1, whole genome shotgun sequence DNA includes these proteins:
- the LOC104328761 gene encoding oxidative stress-responsive serine-rich protein 1 has product MKTEAKYGEEESLQTAFKKLRVDTAGSTAALSVGEGTSPRALGRTVADETKPKNACACKETWHGSMKKPSRGVVRTQRRRRSKSPILHPPKFMHCSTKSHSTCKQLVHKSQIDAQEDSGGFGMPVPKEACAHERCSVAPGQKGADVESLGASVRQLASENRQENFPAAASLVSKPSLKTTELSDFESVSKLNTNKPCACADKACQCKRWQDMEVYKFSGLQNTIPLTPDRRTVSEDHSQSLPSRTPSSSPRSCSEQARAFVDDVTIEDLSGYMEYYLYIPKKMSHMAEMMYT; this is encoded by the exons ATGAAAACGGAAGCTAAGTATGGAGAAGAGGAAAGCCTGCAGACAGCATTCAAAAAGCTGAGAGTTGACACAGCTGG ATCTACTGCTGCTCTCTCCGTGGGTGAAGGAACAAGTCCTAGAGCGCTAGGTAGAACAGTGGCAGACGAAACCAAACCAAAGAATGCATGTGCTTGTAAGGAAACCTGGCATGG GTCTATGAAGAAGCCTTCAAGAGGAGTTGTGAGAACCCAGCGTCGTAGGCGTTCCAAGTCTCCAATTCTTCATCCTCCGAAGTTTATGCATTGCAGCACAAAGTCACATTCCACGTGCAAGCAGCTTGTGCACAAGAGCCAGATCGATGCCCAAGAGGACAGCGGTGGGTTTGGGATGCCGGTCCCAAAGGAAGCTTGTGCACACGAACGATGCAGTGTTGCTCCTGGCCAGAAGGGAGCTGATGTTGAGTCTTTGGGAGCTTCTGTTAGACAGTTGGCATCAGAGAACAGACAGGAGAActttccagctgctgcttctctagTATCCAAACCAAGCTTAAAGACCACAGAGCTTTCTGACTTTGAATCTGTGTCCAAGCTGAACACGAATAAGCCGTGTGCGTGTGCAGATAAAGCCTGTCAGTGTAAACGATGGCAAGATATGGAAGTGTACAAATTCTCTGGCTTGCAGAACACCATCCCGTTGACACCTGATAGAAGAACAGTTTCTGAGGATCACTCCCAGTCTTTGCCATCAAGAACTCCCTCAAGTTCTCCACGCTCTTGCTCTGAGCAAGCCAGGGCCTTTGTGGATGATGTGACTATTGAAGATCTTTCGGGATACATGGAATATTACTTGTATATTCCAAAGAAAATGTCTCACATGGCAGAAATGATGTACACCTGA